One Solanum lycopersicum chromosome 2, SLM_r2.1 genomic region harbors:
- the LOC101245711 gene encoding putative calcium-binding protein CML19, with protein sequence MAEYKQHQRLFDRFDENRDGKISAEELQQCVHLIGKDMSYEEAKAAVEHNDSDNDGLLDFEDFVRLIEGGSEEEKAHELKEAFKMYEMEGCGCITPESLNRMLSRLGESTTIDECRGMICRYDIDGDGLLNFHEFEIMMRC encoded by the coding sequence GACCGTTTTGATGAGAACAGAGACGGGAAAATATCTGCCGAGGAGCTTCAACAGTGTGTGCATTTGATTGGCAAAGACATGTCATATGAGGAAGCAAAGGCTGCTGTTGAGCATAATGATTCAGACAATGATGGCTTGTTGGATTTTGAAGATTTTGTGAGATTAATTGAAGGTGGAAGTGAAGAAGAGAAGGCGCACGAGTTGAAGGAGGCGTTCAAGATGTATGAAATGGAAGGGTGTGGATGCATAACGCCTGAGAGTTTGAATAGAATGCTTTCTAGATTGGGAGAATCAACAACAATTGATGAATGCAGAGGAATGATTTGCCGCTATGATATTGATGGCGATGGTCTCCTTAATTTTCATGAGTTTGAGATCATGATGCGTTGCTAG
- the LYK2 gene encoding protein LYK2 has product MIVAFQFWAFVFFFLFITLSAHGEDLLSCDSKSPSASGYRCDRNVHLLQCGTFGILRTNSLYDSLFNLSSYLGINQYLLREANGFSPDTEFLATDQPLIIPLDCKCIGGFFESELRKTTTKGESFYSIAQSLEGLTTCKAIQEKNPNVTPWGLSEKTLLSIPLRCACPSPQEITLRTKLLLSYPVKQGDTIAALAVSFNTTVDRIIDVNRRSQGASFRTNGLSPASTLLIPLEGKPKLGSFTKPQQPNLGYPAASIASSKIHKKKTKMRMMRVYIAVALVVFVAIFALPAVFLFYFLKRKGDILSKERDTELQKLSLSVRTTSEKKVSFDGSQNDLDGQIIDATPHKLFVETYTIEEIKKATEEFDSSNLIEDSVFHGRISGKNLAIKQMETSSISKIDFGLFNDAIHHHPNIIRLLGTCVTEGPDSFLVFEYAKNGSLKDWLHGGLAMKNQFIASCDCFLTWNQRLRICLDVATALQFMHHIMDPVYVHRNIKSRNILLDEEFKAKVGNFGMARCVEDDVAKGYLAPECLKQEIIAPSIDIFAFGVILLEVLSGQTPIRIRNVTEGEDEVALSEKIKVILESENVDELREWVDSALGENYSFDAAVTLANLARACVEEEPSLRPNAGEIVKKLSRLVEEKLLEGEEQLIISESSCKPLFKAEATSTSM; this is encoded by the exons ATGATAGTCGCTTTTCAATTCTGGGCTTTcgtatttttctttctatttattacTCTTTCTGCTCATGGAGAGGACTTATTAAGCTGCGATTCCAAATCTCCATCTGCTTCTGGCTATCGATGTGACCGTAACGTGCATCTGTTACAATGCGGGACATTTGGGATTCTTCGGACTAATTCATTATACGACTCTCTTTTCAATCTGAGCTCTTATTTAGGTATCAATCAATACCTTCTCCGAGAAGCAAATGGATTTTCTCCAGATACAGAGTTTCTTGCAACTGATCAGCCTTTAATAATTCCATTAGATTGTAAATGCATTGGTGGTTTCTTTGAATCAGAGCTAAGGAAAACCACCACTAAAGGTGAGAGCTTTTACAGCATTGCTCAATCTTTGGAAGGTTTAACGACTTGTAAAGCAATTCAGGAGAAAAATCCAAATGTTACTCCTTGGGGTCTCTCTGAGAAAACTCTCTTGTCGATTCCATTGAGATGTGCTTGTCCTTCACCACAAGAAATTACTCTGCGGACGAAACTTCTGCTCTCATACCCTGTGAAGCAAGGCGATACGATTGCAGCCTTGGCAGTCAGCTTCAATACGACTGTTGATAGAATAATTGATGTCAATCGAAGATCACAAGGAGCTAGTTTTAGAACTAATGGACTTTCACCAGCTTCAACACTTTTGATCCCTCTCGAAG GTAAACCCAAACTTGGATCATTCACGAAACCTCAGCAACCGAATTTGGGATATCCAGCAGCAAGTATTGCGTCATCCAAAATACATAAGAAGAAGACCAAAATGCGGATGATGAGAGTTTATATTGCTGTTGCTTTGGTTGTCTTCGTGGCAATTTTTGCGCTTCCAGcagttttcttgttttattttctcaAGAGGAAAGGGGATATTTTGAGTAAGGAAAGAGATACGGAGCTACAAAAGTTAAGTTTGAGTGTGAGAACTACGAGcgaaaaaaaagtttcattcGATGGGTCTCAAAATGATCTTGATGGTCAGATTATTGATGCCACACCACATAAGTTGTTCGTTGAGACCTATACTATTGAGGAGATAAAGAAGGCAACAGAGGAATTTGATTCCTCGAATCTTATCGAGGATTCTGTATTCCATGGCCGTATCAGTGGTAAAAATTTGGCAATCAAACAGATGGAGACTAGCAGTATCTCAAAAATAGATTTCGGGCTATTCAATGATGCAATTCATCATCACCCAAATATCATTAGGCTCTTAGGGACGTGTGTTACAGAGGGTCCTGATTCATTCTTGGTGTTTGAATACGCGAAAAATGGTTCATTGAAGGATTGGCTTCATGGTGGTCTAGCaatgaaaaatcaattcattgcTTCATGTGATTGTTTCTTGACATGGAATCAGAGGCTAAGGATCTGTTTAGATGTAGCCACTGCCTTACAATTTATGCACCATATCATGGATCCTGTTTATGTTCATCGAAATATAAAGAGCCGGAACATACTTCTTGATGAAGAGTTCAAGGCTAAAGTTGGTAATTTTGGTATGGCTCGATGTGTTGAAGATGATGTTGCAAAAGGTTACCTGGCTCCAGAGTGTCTTAAACAAGAAATCATTGCCCCGAGCATTGATATCTTTGCTTTCGGGGTGATATTACTTGAGGTGTTATCAGGCCAAACACCTATAAGAATTAGAAATGTTACTGAAGGAGAAGATGAAGTTGCCCTCTCTGAGAAAATAAAGGTTATTTTGGAGTCAGAGAATGTGGATGAGCTAAGGGAATGGGTGGACAGCGCGTTGGGAGAGAATTATTCATTTGATGCAGCAGTGACATTGGCAAATTTGGCTAGAGCATGTGTGGAGGAAGAGCCGTCATTAAGACCAAATGCTGGTGAAATTGTGAAGAAGTTGTCAAGATTGGTTGAAGAAAAATTACTGGAAGGGGAGGAGCAACTCATAATCTCCGAAAGCTCTTGCAAACCTTTGTTCAAGGCTGAAGCCACCAGTACTTCCATGTGA